Proteins from one Burkholderia sp. genomic window:
- a CDS encoding SET domain-containing protein-lysine N-methyltransferase, producing the protein MRSRRIVVRRSSVHGKGVFAVAPIREGERVVEYKGEQISWKEAQRRHPHNLNEPNHTFYFALEEGGVIDGKVDGNSARWINHSCEPNCGAQEIVGHVYIHALRDITVGEELCYDYGLVIDAKLTKELKREYVCYCGTASCRGTLLAVNDEDKKKKEGKERRQVGERREGGQGQ; encoded by the coding sequence ATGCGTTCACGCAGGATCGTAGTGCGCCGTTCCAGTGTTCACGGAAAGGGCGTATTCGCGGTTGCACCGATCCGCGAAGGTGAGCGCGTGGTCGAGTACAAGGGCGAACAGATCTCCTGGAAAGAGGCGCAGCGCCGGCATCCGCATAATTTGAATGAGCCCAACCACACTTTCTATTTCGCACTTGAGGAAGGCGGCGTGATCGACGGTAAGGTCGATGGCAATAGCGCGCGCTGGATTAACCATTCCTGCGAGCCGAACTGCGGGGCCCAGGAAATCGTCGGGCACGTGTATATCCACGCGCTGCGCGACATCACGGTCGGTGAGGAACTGTGCTACGACTATGGCCTGGTCATTGACGCTAAGCTGACCAAGGAGCTCAAACGCGAATACGTTTGTTATTGCGGCACTGCGAGCTGCCGAGGCACGCTGCTTGCCGTCAACGACGAGGACAAGAAGAAAAAAGAGGGGAAAGAAAGACGCCAGGTCGGAGAAAGACGAGAAGGTGGGCAAGGCCAATAA